The Metarhizium brunneum chromosome 3, complete sequence DNA window ACAGTCTTTAAAGATTCCccattttccttttccttctccctcGATCCCTTCGATTCTCCCCTGCCCCTTCGTTTTCGCTGGCGCTGGCTCGCCACGTTTAGAAATCTAGAAAAGATGGACGTAACCAAGACTTTGGAGTCTAGGGGATCGCCTGCATCTGAACAGGTACAGCCCAGTTCAACAATTGCCCCTTTTTATACCGCGCTAAATGGCGTCAATCAGCCAATGAACCTGTTCTTTCGTGATGTTCTCTGGTGGACCTTGGGCATTGCCGGCATTGCAGTGCTGGTTGTTCGCATCATGGAAATTCTGTGGGCAAAACTCCGACAAGTGTCCGCCATGACGGTCCCGCGAGAGAAACAGCTCTACTGGAAAACCTCGCAGTTTAGTTGGATGCCCAGCGTCAAGAAGCACCTCACCTATGCCCCTCTCTGGAACAAACGACACAATCGGGAGTTTAAGCTCTCATCCGCTGTCAACGTGGGCACACTGCCCTCCCGACTTCACATGCTGGTCATTCTTGGCTATCTTGGAAGCAATATTGCCTACATGTTCATCCTCGACTGGTCAAATCCGAACAAGTACTCCTTGTGTGCAGAGCTGCGAGGACGCTCCGGCACCTTGGCGCTTGTCAACATGGTGCCACTGATTATTTTCGCAGGTCGCAACAACCCCTTGATATCCATGCTCAAAATCAGCTTTGACACGTACAACCTCTTGCACCGTTGGATGGGCCGCATTGTCGTCGCAGAGTCGGTCATCCACACCATCGCATGGACGATTCCAGCCGTAGCTGACAGAGGTTGGAGAGGTGTTTTCGAATCCCTCATCGCCACGCCATTTATTGCATCGGGTCTCGTCGGTACGCTTGCCATGATTATTTTGCTAATCGCCTCTGTCTCGCCTCTTCGCCACGCCTTTTATGAAACATTTCTCAATCTCCACATCTTCCTTGCCCTGGTCGTCTTCGTTTGCACCTGGATCCATTGTGCAACGGCCAGCGTACCGGGTGGCCTGCCGCAGTTGTCGTGGatcatgggcatcatgtccTTGTGGTTTGCTGATCGGTTTGCTCGATTTTTTCGACTGGCGTACACCAATTGGTCAAAGAAGGGCTTCACCGACGCCTTTTGTGAAGCCATGCCCGGTGAGGTAACTCGAGTTACACTAAAGCTTCCACGATACAAGAGCATCTCACCAGGCACCCACGCCTACTTGCGCTTTTCAGGCATGAAGTCTTGGGAGAGCCATCCGTTTTCCATCGCCTGGGTCGAGCATTGTCCGGATCACTTGTTACCCACGTACGAGAAGGAGGAGCCTATCCACGGCGTCCTGGATAAGAAACAAGCGAGGACTTCTGTGACGTTCGTCATCGGAGCGCAGACTGGGCTTACCCGACAGCTCTTTACCAAGGCCCAAATGTCCCCTGGGGGCGTCACCATCCGAGCAGCCATGGAAGGGCCATATGCTGGACATCATAACCTCGACTCATATGGACATCTCTTGCTCTTCGCTGGCTCGACCGGCATCACACATCAGTTGTCGTACCTCAAATACCACCTGGAGGGCTACAATGCCGGCACCGTGGCTACTCGACGACTAACCTTGGTGTGGATCATCCGAGAGTATGAATCTTTGGAATGGGTGCGTCCGTACATGGACAGCATCCTGCGCATACCAAACCGTCAGGACATCCTTCGTATTCAGGTGTTTGTGACTCGTCCACAAAACGCCCGCGATGTCATGGCTAGCAGCACTACAGTCAAGTTGTTCCCCGGTCGACCAAACATCCCACTTCTGGTGTCCAAGGAGGTCCAAGAGCAAGTTGGTGCCATGGTGGTGAGCGTCTGCGGCCCCGGCGCCCTTGCTGATGACGTACGAGGTGCTGTACGGGCTGCCCAGGGCGAAACCGTTGTTGACTTCATCGAGGAAAGCTTTACGTGGTAACTAGGCACACGGGAGTTTGCTGGCGGCTTTCATGACCGTTGGAAGGCTATCTTTTTATTCTTTCATATATATTCGAGCTGTAAATATTCTTTTGATCCACGCACAAACGGGGCTTAGCATTTTGCCATCTGTGCCAATTTTGGGGCAGAGAAGGGAAGATTTATCTGTAGAAATGTTGCATAGACTTGTATATTGTTTGTGGCGGCAGCACAGGACAAACATGGGGGTATATAACTCGCTCTTGGGAGTCATTGATTCCGCAGCAGGTGGAGTGGCGGTAGGCTCgtttggattttttttcattcGAAATAGAAATGATGGTCTCACGTTTTGGCCTGCAGTCTCGCAACGTATTTGGAAAACATGTTGAGGGATGTACTCTCTATAAACAAAAGGTGGAATGCCCATGATATGCCCAACTCCAAGCAATGCTGTGTGTACGAGGTACCTAACCCGCCATTCAGTTCGGGTGTCTCGATGAAAATGGTCCAATTATTCCAGCCAGTGTGCCCC harbors:
- the FRE3_0 gene encoding Ferric reductase transmembrane component 3 yields the protein MDVTKTLESRGSPASEQVQPSSTIAPFYTALNGVNQPMNLFFRDVLWWTLGIAGIAVLVVRIMEILWAKLRQVSAMTVPREKQLYWKTSQFSWMPSVKKHLTYAPLWNKRHNREFKLSSAVNVGTLPSRLHMLVILGYLGSNIAYMFILDWSNPNKYSLCAELRGRSGTLALVNMVPLIIFAGRNNPLISMLKISFDTYNLLHRWMGRIVVAESVIHTIAWTIPAVADRGWRGVFESLIATPFIASGLVGTLAMIILLIASVSPLRHAFYETFLNLHIFLALVVFVCTWIHCATASVPGGLPQLSWIMGIMSLWFADRFARFFRLAYTNWSKKGFTDAFCEAMPGEVTRVTLKLPRYKSISPGTHAYLRFSGMKSWESHPFSIAWVEHCPDHLLPTYEKEEPIHGVLDKKQARTSVTFVIGAQTGLTRQLFTKAQMSPGGVTIRAAMEGPYAGHHNLDSYGHLLLFAGSTGITHQLSYLKYHLEGYNAGTVATRRLTLVWIIREYESLEWVRPYMDSILRIPNRQDILRIQVFVTRPQNARDVMASSTTVKLFPGRPNIPLLVSKEVQEQVGAMVVSVCGPGALADDVRGAVRAAQGETVVDFIEESFTW